The genomic segment GCTAGAGTTATAGCAGTAACTAATGTAGTCGGTAGCGCAGCTTCAAGAGAAGCAGACGACGTACTATACACTTGGGCTGGACCAGAAATAGCAGTTGCATCTACTAAAGCTTATGTAACTCAGCTTATAGCGATGTATATAATAGCATTATTCTTTGCTCAGAATAACGAAACATTAAGCGTAGATGAATTAGAAGAAATTAAAGCAGCTATGCTAGAGCTTCCAGAAAAGGCAGAGCAGGTGCTTAAAAATAAGGAAACTGTTCAAAAATTCACAGCGAAAACTTATATGCATAGAGATATGTTCTTTATAGGCCGTGGACTTGACTATGCAGTTGCAATGGAAGGTTCATTAAAGCTTAAAGAGATATCATATATCCATTCAGATGCCTATGCGGCAGGAGAGTTAAAGCATGGTCCTATAGCGCTTATGGAAGAAGGAACTATAGTTATAGCACTAGCTACTCAAGAAGAATTATTTGATAAGATGGTAAGTAATATAAAAGAAGTAGCTACTAGAGGAGCAAAAGTATTTGCTTTTGCGCCAGAAGGACACACTGAAATTGAAAAATCAGTATACTCCGTAACTTATATACCAAAAGTAATGGATATATTAGCACCAGTAATTTCAGTAATTCCACTACAATTATTATCTTACTACATGGCAATTCAAAAGGGTTGCGATGTTGATAAGCCAAGAAATCTTGCAAAATCAGTAACGGTGGAATAAGAAAAAATAGATGATACACAAACATGTGTATGTTTTAAGAAAGTCTTAAACTGATTGCTGTTTAGCGACATTGCAGCTCCGCAGGAGATGATTTAACGTATAAATTTTTAAAAATAAAGCATGAAAAAATATATGATAAATATATTTTTATTCATGCTTTATTTTTATGAGCAAAAAAAGTATATATTTTATTACACTTGTTCTTCATTTAACGACATTTCAGAAGGAAAGCCTCCCACTTCTATAAGTGGGAGTACCTACTATAAGTAGGAGTTACTTGCCCTAACAAATAGAAAACTTCAGTTGGAGTATAAATCTCCTTCCGAAGTCGTCAATTCATCTTCTTTAAAGATGTTCAGCTCCGCAGGAGATGATCTAATTAAATGTAACTGTAACCTTAAATAAATCCCCATCCACAGTTATATTTAATTGTCCACCTTGGAGTTCTACAAAGCTTTTGGCTATGGCTAGTCCAAGTCCCGAACCTTCTGTGTTACGTGCTTTGTCTCCTCTTACGAATCTTTCCACTATGTCATTAACATTAAATTCAATTTCAATAGCTGTCATATTTTTCAATGTTATTTCAATTTTATCTTCTCTAGAAACAATATCAATGTAAACTCTAGAACCTTTCATAGAATACTTTGTTATATTGATTATAAGGTTTTCAAACACTCTAAACATACGCTGGCTATCCAAATGCAATATTACTTTTCCTTCTGGATACTTTGTTTTTACTACTAGTGATGCTGCTGATATTTTATCATCTAGTTCTAATAAGGTTTGTTTCATTAAGGCCACAACATCCACATCAACTAAATTTAAATTTATATTTCCACTTGTAGCCTTGCTCACTTCAAATAAATCCTCAATTAATTCCTGTAATCTTTGTGAGTTCCTATCTAATGTATCTAAATACTCCTTATGCTTTTCTGCTGAAAGATTTTCATCCTTTAATAAATCTGTATAAGTAATAATAGATGTTAAAGGAGTTTTTAAATCATGAGATACATTGGAAATAAGCTCTGTCTTCATTTTTTGACTCTTTACCTCTTCGATAACTGCCTTTTTAAAGCCCTTTTGTATACTTTCGATTTCTTTCTTAAAATCATTGAATACACCTAAATTTTCTTCAATAGTTACATCTAAATTGCCTTCCGCTATTTTACATGTAGCTTCAAAAAGCTTATTATATTTGTAGGTCATCTCATTATAAATTTTTCTTACCACCTCTCTCAATTTCATATCTTTATGACACTCTTAACTTTTAAAGATAATGTTGGGGTAATTCTAAAGATTTTCTAAAGACTTATCCCTATTCTAACTTTGAAAACAAGATTAATACATACTCGAGAAGTGACTCCAAATAAGAAGAGCAGAAATCCCACGTTTCAATCTCTTATGTGGAGTCACGCAGGAGAAAGTTATACGGGCGGGGAAAATAGAAAAAATAGTAAGTTAATTATGGTATGTAATGGTATAATTTATTAGGGTCGTCTCACTAGCGTAGAATATTATGCGATATCGCTTTATTTGAGGAGGATTATATGAAAATCAAATTAATTCAACCTGCAATGGTACAAAGACCTATGGATACAAAATTAAAAACAAGAATGTCTCCTTCGTTAGCTTTATTAACAATAGCAAATCTTACGCCAAAAGAGCATGAAGTTAATATTGAGAATGAAAATGTTGAAAAGATAGATTTCAATGAGCTGGTAGATTTGGTGGTTATAACTGTTACTGTAGATGTTATGAATAGAGCAGTAGAAATATCAAAGGAGTTCCAAAAGCGTGGTGTAACAGTAATTGCGGGGGGGATACACATAACATCAGATCCAGAGGGAACTGTTGATAGTTTTGACGCAATAAGTGTGGGAATGGCTGAGAGAGTTTGGGTAAAGATACTTAAGGATAAAGAAAACAATTCGCTTAAAAAGATATATTATGATATGGAAAATATTTCGGGAGAAGAAATAGTATCACCTAATTATGATATTATTGATAATAAAAAATATTTATATACTAATATAATTAGCACAAGCAGGGGATGCCCATTTCAATGTGATTTCTGCTATAATAGTTGCAAAAATGTCCTTAAAACCTATATTAATAGACCTATAGATGATGTAATTAAAGATATAAATAAATTAAAAACAAGACATATAATGTTTATTGATGATAATTTTGTTGGAAATCCAAAATGGACAAAAGAATTATTAAAGGAAATGAAACCTCTTAAATTAAAGTGGAATGCAGCAGTTACTTCTAATATAGTTGACATGCCTGAACTATTAGATGAAATGAAGGCGGCAGGCTGTCAAAGCCTTTTTATAGGTTTTGAAAGTATAAACAGTAAGTCATTAAAAAGTGTTCATAAAGTACAAAATAGTGTGAATAGATATGAGAAGCTTGTGGATGAAATTCATAAAAGAGGAATAATGATAAATGCTAGTTTTGTTTTCGGATTAGATGAAGATGATGCCTCAATATTTAAGAGTACATTAGAATGGGTAGTTAAAAATAAAATAGAAACGGTAACATCCCATATTCTTACCCCCTATCCTGGCACAAAGTTATACTTATCATTATTCGAGGAAAATAGAATAGTAGATTTTAATTTGTCTAATTATAATACTGCCCAAGTTGTATATAAACCCAGGAGTATGACAGCAGAAGAATTATATAATGGCTATCTATGGATATATAA from the Clostridium sp. CM027 genome contains:
- a CDS encoding radical SAM protein, translating into MKIKLIQPAMVQRPMDTKLKTRMSPSLALLTIANLTPKEHEVNIENENVEKIDFNELVDLVVITVTVDVMNRAVEISKEFQKRGVTVIAGGIHITSDPEGTVDSFDAISVGMAERVWVKILKDKENNSLKKIYYDMENISGEEIVSPNYDIIDNKKYLYTNIISTSRGCPFQCDFCYNSCKNVLKTYINRPIDDVIKDINKLKTRHIMFIDDNFVGNPKWTKELLKEMKPLKLKWNAAVTSNIVDMPELLDEMKAAGCQSLFIGFESINSKSLKSVHKVQNSVNRYEKLVDEIHKRGIMINASFVFGLDEDDASIFKSTLEWVVKNKIETVTSHILTPYPGTKLYLSLFEENRIVDFNLSNYNTAQVVYKPRSMTAEELYNGYLWIYKEVYTFKNIMKRLPKSKKQWIPFLTFNFCYRKFGKLTEILCNIVSFKNIGRFSSWLAYRTK